One Streptomyces drozdowiczii DNA segment encodes these proteins:
- a CDS encoding pectinesterase family protein, with protein sequence MPTRRTALALFASSALALGTASPAVAHARPFGRHGSPARRRDHATLYVDARGRGDHTTVQAAVDAATGTGRTLVLAPGTYRETVDIPADRTGLTLIGASGDPRDTVIVYDNANGTPRPDGSGTYGTSGSATVTARPAGLTARDLTFANDWLRADHPDYAGTQAVAVKVTGDRSAFHNCRFLGHQDTLYADSASLTDFARQYYRDCYVEGDVDFVFGRASAVLDHCHFRTLARTDLTGPPHGFVFAPSTAGADPHGFLVLRSRVTSTAPDGYFKLARPWVPSSDLTAHPMLTVRDSHLGAGIDTDEPYGTMSAGFPWQEQRFAEYRNTGPGARVTVPANRPQLTAYEARQHTPAAWLGDWRP encoded by the coding sequence ATGCCCACCCGACGCACCGCCCTGGCCCTCTTCGCCTCCTCCGCCCTCGCCCTCGGCACCGCCTCGCCCGCCGTCGCGCACGCCCGCCCTTTCGGCCGCCACGGCTCGCCCGCCCGCCGCCGCGACCACGCGACCCTGTACGTCGACGCGCGTGGCCGGGGCGACCACACCACCGTCCAGGCCGCCGTGGACGCGGCCACCGGCACCGGGCGCACCCTGGTGCTCGCCCCCGGCACCTACCGGGAGACCGTGGACATCCCCGCCGACCGGACCGGCCTCACCCTCATCGGCGCGAGCGGCGACCCGCGCGACACGGTGATCGTGTACGACAACGCCAACGGCACCCCGCGCCCCGACGGTTCGGGCACCTACGGCACCAGCGGGTCCGCCACGGTCACCGCCCGGCCCGCCGGACTCACCGCCCGCGACCTGACCTTCGCCAACGACTGGCTGCGCGCCGACCACCCCGACTACGCCGGCACCCAGGCCGTCGCCGTCAAGGTGACCGGCGACCGCTCGGCGTTCCACAACTGCCGCTTCCTGGGCCACCAGGACACGCTGTACGCGGACTCCGCGTCGCTCACCGACTTCGCCCGGCAGTACTACCGCGACTGCTACGTGGAAGGGGACGTGGACTTCGTCTTCGGCCGGGCGTCGGCAGTCCTGGACCACTGCCACTTCCGCACCCTGGCCCGCACCGACCTGACCGGACCGCCCCACGGCTTCGTCTTCGCGCCGAGCACCGCCGGGGCCGACCCGCACGGCTTCCTGGTCCTGCGCTCCCGGGTCACCAGCACCGCCCCCGACGGGTACTTCAAGCTGGCCCGCCCCTGGGTCCCGTCCTCGGACCTCACCGCGCACCCCATGCTCACCGTGCGCGACAGCCACCTCGGCGCGGGCATCGACACGGACGAGCCGTACGGCACGATGTCGGCGGGCTTCCCGTGGCAGGAGCAGCGGTTCGCGGAGTACCGCAACACGGGGCCGGGCGCACGCGTCACGGTCCCGGCCAACCGGCCCCAGCTCACGGCGTACGAGGCGCGGCAGCACACCCCCGCCGCCTGGCTGGGCGACTGGAGGCCCTGA
- a CDS encoding SigE family RNA polymerase sigma factor has product MGTAVDDAAAAEFHAFFEAHYAELARLAHLLTGEADAADDLAADALLALWHRWDRVREAGNPVAYARGVVANLARTRIRSAVRERRRIALFWAPRGGGDDGAAEGPDVPAVVDVREALRRLPFRKRACVVLRHAFDLSERDTSLVLGISVGTVKSQTSRAVAELQRLLGPETPAARVRLAVAAQRGGGER; this is encoded by the coding sequence GTGGGCACAGCAGTCGACGATGCCGCCGCCGCCGAGTTCCACGCGTTCTTCGAGGCCCATTACGCGGAACTGGCCCGCCTCGCCCATCTGCTGACCGGTGAGGCGGATGCCGCCGACGATCTCGCGGCCGATGCCCTGCTCGCGCTCTGGCACCGCTGGGACCGGGTCCGCGAGGCCGGGAACCCGGTGGCGTACGCGCGGGGCGTGGTCGCCAATCTGGCCAGGACGCGCATCCGCAGCGCGGTCCGCGAGCGGCGCCGGATCGCGCTGTTCTGGGCGCCGCGCGGCGGCGGGGACGACGGGGCGGCCGAGGGCCCCGATGTGCCGGCGGTGGTGGACGTGCGGGAGGCGCTGCGCAGGCTGCCGTTCCGCAAGCGGGCCTGTGTGGTGCTGCGGCACGCCTTCGACCTCTCGGAGCGGGACACCTCGCTGGTGCTGGGGATCTCGGTGGGTACGGTGAAGAGCCAGACCTCGCGCGCCGTCGCCGAACTCCAGCGGCTGCTGGGGCCGGAGACGCCCGCCGCGCGGGTCCGGCTCGCCGTCGCGGCGCAGCGCGGTGGAGGAGAGCGGTGA
- a CDS encoding peptidoglycan D,D-transpeptidase FtsI family protein, whose protein sequence is MNKTIRRASVFCLLLVLALLGRATWVQAYQAKALAEDDHNRRNTIAQYAQPLGDIIVAGSPVTGSKRTEGSDLAYKRTYKQGDLYSSVTGYSSQAYGSTQLEGIYSHVLDGTDDRLKSPLGAITGKRSAPGDVVTTIDPDVQKAASDALGDDKGAAVAIDPRSGQILGMVSSPSYDPSGISGTNDGDTWSKLLADKDKPLVNRAMRQPLAPGSTFKLVVASAALENGLYDSVDEPTKSPVPYTLPGTSTPLRNESASAPCENASLRVALQYSCNNVFGKVAADLGQDKVRAMAEKFGFNEEKLDVPVRASKSVYPEDMDKPQTALSGIGQFEVTATPLQMAMVSAALANGGELAAPHMVSKVTDGDGGTLEDFADGDTKRIVSEDTAKQLRSAMVTVVEKGTGTNARIAGAEVGGKTGTAENGVDNSNTPYAWFTSYAKSGGQEVAVAVIVEDSGSTASEVSGNGLAAPVARKMMEAALRR, encoded by the coding sequence ATGAACAAGACGATCAGGCGCGCCTCGGTCTTCTGCCTGCTGCTGGTCCTCGCCCTCCTCGGGCGGGCGACCTGGGTGCAGGCGTACCAGGCGAAGGCGCTCGCAGAAGACGACCACAACCGGCGGAACACCATCGCGCAGTACGCGCAGCCGCTGGGCGACATCATCGTGGCCGGTTCGCCGGTCACGGGCTCGAAGCGGACGGAGGGCAGCGATCTCGCATACAAGCGCACCTACAAACAGGGCGACCTCTACTCGTCCGTGACCGGCTACAGCTCGCAGGCGTACGGCTCGACGCAGCTCGAAGGGATCTACAGCCATGTGCTGGACGGCACCGACGACCGGCTGAAGAGCCCGCTGGGCGCGATCACGGGGAAGCGGTCCGCGCCCGGTGACGTGGTGACGACGATCGACCCGGACGTCCAGAAGGCGGCGAGCGACGCACTCGGCGACGACAAGGGCGCGGCCGTGGCGATCGACCCGCGGAGCGGGCAGATCCTGGGCATGGTCTCCTCGCCGTCGTACGACCCGTCGGGCATCAGCGGCACGAACGACGGCGACACCTGGTCGAAGCTGCTCGCCGACAAGGACAAGCCGCTGGTCAACCGGGCGATGCGGCAGCCGCTCGCGCCCGGCTCGACGTTCAAGCTGGTCGTGGCGTCGGCCGCGCTGGAGAACGGGCTGTACGACTCCGTGGACGAGCCGACGAAGAGCCCGGTGCCGTACACGCTGCCGGGGACCAGCACTCCGCTGCGGAACGAGAGCGCGTCCGCCCCCTGCGAGAACGCCTCGCTGCGCGTCGCCCTCCAGTACTCGTGCAACAACGTCTTCGGCAAGGTCGCCGCCGACCTGGGCCAGGACAAGGTACGGGCGATGGCGGAGAAGTTCGGCTTCAACGAGGAGAAGCTGGACGTCCCGGTGCGGGCGTCCAAGAGCGTGTATCCGGAGGACATGGACAAGCCGCAGACCGCGCTGTCGGGCATCGGCCAGTTCGAGGTGACCGCGACCCCGCTCCAGATGGCGATGGTCTCCGCCGCCCTGGCCAACGGCGGTGAGCTGGCCGCCCCGCACATGGTGTCGAAGGTGACCGACGGGGACGGCGGCACGCTGGAGGACTTCGCGGACGGCGACACGAAGCGGATCGTCTCCGAGGACACCGCGAAGCAGCTGCGCAGCGCCATGGTGACCGTGGTGGAGAAGGGCACCGGCACCAACGCCCGGATCGCCGGGGCCGAGGTCGGCGGCAAGACGGGCACCGCCGAGAACGGCGTGGACAACAGCAACACCCCGTACGCCTGGTTCACCTCGTACGCCAAGTCCGGCGGCCAGGAGGTCGCGGTGGCCGTGATCGTGGAGGACTCCGGTTCGACCGCGTCCGAGGTCAGCGGCAACGGGCTGGCGGCGCCGGTCGCCAGGAAGATGATGGAGGCGGCGCTGCGGCGGTAG
- a CDS encoding IclR family transcriptional regulator, whose translation MSVPESGGAQVKSAVRTVELLEYFAGRPGMHSLAAVQEAVGYPKSSLYMLLRTLVELGWVETDATGTRYGIGVRALLVGTSYIDGDEVVAAARPTLDRLSDDTTETIHLARLDGTNVVYLATRQSQHYLRPFTRVGRRLPAHSTSLGKALLATYTDEQVRKMLPETLPALTEHTLTDREKLIEELHQIREQGYAVDREENTLGLRCFGVAVPYRTPARDAISCSVPVARLTPAHEQLVKDALFDARDRLTLATRRL comes from the coding sequence ATGTCGGTTCCCGAGTCGGGTGGGGCGCAGGTCAAGTCCGCGGTACGGACGGTCGAGCTGCTGGAGTACTTCGCCGGACGGCCCGGCATGCACTCGCTCGCCGCGGTCCAGGAGGCCGTCGGCTACCCGAAGTCCAGCCTCTACATGCTGCTGCGCACCCTGGTGGAGCTGGGCTGGGTGGAGACCGACGCGACCGGCACGCGGTACGGGATCGGCGTACGGGCCCTCCTGGTCGGGACCTCGTACATCGACGGCGACGAGGTCGTCGCCGCGGCCCGCCCCACGCTCGACCGGCTCTCCGACGACACCACGGAGACCATCCACCTGGCCCGGCTCGACGGCACCAACGTGGTCTACCTCGCCACCCGCCAGTCCCAGCACTACCTGCGCCCCTTCACCCGGGTCGGCCGCCGGCTGCCCGCGCACTCCACCTCGCTCGGCAAGGCGCTGCTGGCCACCTACACCGACGAGCAGGTCCGCAAGATGCTGCCCGAGACGCTGCCCGCGCTCACCGAGCACACCCTGACGGACCGGGAGAAGCTCATCGAGGAGCTGCACCAGATCCGCGAGCAGGGGTACGCGGTGGACCGCGAGGAGAACACGCTGGGGCTGCGCTGCTTCGGCGTCGCCGTCCCGTACCGCACGCCGGCCAGGGACGCCATCAGCTGCTCGGTGCCGGTCGCCCGGCTGACGCCCGCGCACGAACAGCTGGTCAAGGACGCGCTGTTCGACGCGCGCGACCGGCTGACGCTCGCCACCCGCAGACTCTGA
- a CDS encoding aldehyde dehydrogenase (NADP(+)), translating into MAAAPVWSVDPRTGNPREQVAVEATAEEVDRAVRAAHAVRDSLAHRTKRAAFLRTAAELLTEAGDHVIEAADAETALGPARLTGELARTAAQLRAFAEVVDEGAFLDIHIDHADATRTPPWPDLRRYKIPLGVVAVYAASNFPLAFSVPGGDTASALAAGCPVVVKAHPDHPATSELCASVLRRAAARTGLPEDVVTLVHGFEAGVALVRHPLVAAAGFTGSVRGGRALFDAAAARPAPIPFHGELGSLNPVVVTEAAAAERGEEIGAGLAGSMTMGAGQFCTKPGFVLVPEGEGGDRLLKALTEAVSDTEAGVLLDHRMRDAFLAGVTERAALPGVEAPVTPGAGGEHTVAAGFLTVPARELTAEGPHDALLEECFGPVTVVARYASEDEITAVLTRLPGNLTATLHIATEEAGGAAADLLAALTPLAGRVLVNGWPTGVAVAPAQHHGGPYPATTSTSTSVGATAIERWLRPVSYQTTPDALLPPELREDNPLGLPRRVNGRPA; encoded by the coding sequence GTGGCAGCAGCACCAGTCTGGAGCGTCGACCCCCGCACCGGGAACCCGCGCGAGCAGGTTGCGGTGGAGGCCACAGCGGAGGAGGTCGACCGCGCGGTCCGCGCCGCCCACGCGGTACGCGACTCCCTCGCCCACCGCACGAAGCGCGCCGCGTTCCTGCGTACGGCCGCCGAACTGCTCACCGAGGCCGGGGACCACGTCATCGAGGCCGCCGACGCCGAGACCGCCCTCGGCCCGGCCCGGCTGACCGGCGAACTCGCCCGCACCGCGGCCCAGTTGCGGGCCTTCGCGGAGGTCGTCGACGAGGGCGCCTTCCTCGACATCCACATCGACCACGCGGACGCCACCCGCACCCCGCCCTGGCCCGACCTGCGCCGCTACAAGATCCCGCTCGGCGTCGTCGCGGTCTACGCCGCCAGCAACTTCCCGCTCGCCTTCTCCGTGCCCGGCGGCGACACCGCCAGCGCCCTCGCGGCCGGCTGCCCCGTCGTCGTCAAGGCCCACCCGGACCACCCGGCGACCTCCGAACTGTGCGCCTCCGTCCTGCGCCGGGCCGCCGCGCGCACCGGGCTGCCCGAGGACGTCGTCACCCTCGTCCACGGCTTCGAGGCGGGCGTCGCCCTCGTCCGGCACCCGCTCGTCGCCGCCGCCGGATTCACCGGCTCGGTGCGCGGCGGGCGCGCCCTGTTCGACGCGGCCGCCGCCCGCCCCGCGCCCATCCCCTTCCACGGCGAGCTGGGCTCCCTCAACCCCGTCGTCGTCACCGAGGCCGCAGCCGCCGAGCGCGGCGAGGAGATCGGCGCGGGCCTGGCCGGCTCGATGACCATGGGCGCCGGCCAGTTCTGCACCAAGCCCGGATTCGTCCTGGTCCCCGAGGGCGAGGGCGGCGACCGCCTCCTCAAGGCGCTCACCGAGGCCGTCAGCGACACCGAGGCCGGGGTCCTCCTCGACCACCGCATGCGCGACGCCTTCCTCGCCGGGGTCACCGAGCGCGCCGCGCTCCCCGGGGTCGAGGCGCCCGTCACCCCCGGCGCGGGCGGCGAGCACACCGTCGCGGCCGGCTTCCTGACCGTCCCGGCCCGCGAGCTCACCGCCGAGGGCCCGCACGACGCGCTCCTGGAGGAGTGCTTCGGCCCGGTCACCGTCGTCGCCCGCTACGCCTCCGAGGACGAGATCACCGCCGTCCTCACCCGCCTCCCCGGCAACCTCACCGCCACCCTCCACATCGCCACCGAGGAGGCCGGGGGCGCCGCTGCGGACCTCCTCGCCGCGCTCACCCCGCTCGCCGGGCGGGTCCTCGTCAACGGCTGGCCGACCGGCGTCGCCGTCGCCCCCGCCCAGCACCACGGCGGCCCCTACCCGGCCACCACCTCCACCTCCACCTCGGTCGGCGCCACCGCCATCGAGCGCTGGCTGCGCCCGGTCAGCTACCAGACCACCCCCGACGCGCTCCTCCCGCCGGAGCTGCGCGAGGACAACCCGCTGGGCCTGCCCCGCCGAGTGAACGGACGCCCCGCGTGA
- a CDS encoding DUF1349 domain-containing protein — translation MNLPELPFALRPYGPEGGWTYENGTLTGRAGARQDRFVPPGGDTLEPASDAPRLLGAAPAGDFQLVARVKVGFAAAFDAGVLYLHTGDREWAKLCLELSPERPTICTVVTRGHSDDVNSSVVDGDTYWLRLSRTGHAFAFHASADGEKWTFVRVFTLGTPEQAATASVGFLAQSPTGEGCEVAFDRIAFRPEGLADLRDGS, via the coding sequence GTGAACCTCCCCGAACTCCCCTTCGCGCTCCGGCCGTACGGTCCCGAGGGCGGCTGGACGTACGAGAACGGCACGCTCACCGGCCGCGCCGGCGCCCGCCAGGACCGCTTCGTCCCGCCGGGCGGCGACACCCTGGAACCGGCGAGCGACGCGCCCCGGCTGCTCGGCGCCGCCCCGGCGGGCGACTTCCAGCTCGTCGCCCGGGTGAAGGTGGGCTTCGCCGCCGCCTTCGACGCGGGCGTGCTCTACCTCCACACCGGCGACCGGGAGTGGGCCAAGCTCTGCCTGGAGCTGTCCCCGGAGCGCCCGACCATCTGCACGGTGGTCACCCGGGGCCACTCGGACGACGTCAACTCCTCCGTCGTGGACGGCGACACGTACTGGCTGCGCCTGAGCCGTACGGGGCACGCCTTCGCGTTCCACGCCTCGGCCGACGGCGAGAAGTGGACCTTCGTCCGCGTCTTCACCCTCGGCACCCCGGAGCAGGCGGCCACCGCATCCGTCGGCTTCCTCGCCCAGTCGCCCACCGGCGAGGGCTGCGAGGTGGCCTTCGACCGGATCGCCTTCCGGCCGGAGGGCCTGGCGGACCTCCGCGACGGCAGCTGA
- a CDS encoding GNAT family N-acetyltransferase, whose protein sequence is MIRKATQDDLDAISVLHTEARATYYRDHLPEEEYAGEAEVARSREGWARAVDREDATVLCAEADEDGALAGVAAYSVRDGVMTLSQFHVSPARWREGVGSALHLACVADWERRGVTTVRLEVFEPNKRAQAFYSACGWVPDPDQPRHGDHLVLRLALPRPPRS, encoded by the coding sequence ATGATCCGTAAAGCGACGCAAGACGACCTCGACGCGATATCCGTCCTGCACACCGAGGCCAGGGCCACCTACTACCGCGACCACCTCCCCGAGGAGGAGTACGCGGGCGAGGCCGAGGTGGCCCGCAGCCGGGAGGGGTGGGCCCGCGCCGTGGACCGCGAGGACGCCACCGTGCTCTGCGCCGAGGCGGACGAGGACGGCGCCCTCGCGGGCGTCGCCGCCTACTCCGTACGCGACGGCGTCATGACCCTCAGCCAGTTCCACGTCTCCCCGGCCCGCTGGCGCGAGGGCGTCGGCAGTGCCCTGCACCTCGCCTGCGTCGCCGACTGGGAGCGGCGCGGCGTGACCACCGTCCGCCTGGAGGTCTTCGAGCCCAACAAGCGCGCCCAGGCCTTCTACTCCGCCTGCGGCTGGGTCCCCGACCCCGACCAGCCCCGGCACGGCGACCACCTCGTGCTGCGCCTCGCCCTCCCCAGGCCCCCTCGGAGCTGA
- a CDS encoding DsbA family oxidoreductase: MRVEIWSDIACPWCYVGKARFEKGLAGFAHRDDVEVVHRSFELDPGRAKDDTELVTDMLARKYGRSPDEVRAMEANVAANAQAEGLGYLAEGRDHGSTFDIHRLLHLAKARGRQDELLTRAYRANFAEERSVFDDSVLLDLAVESGLDAEEARAVLADPEAYADEVRADEREAAELGANAVPFFVFDRRYGISGGQPAEVFAQALEQAWKDRPVTAAGDAAACDADGACEVPGAAARNA; this comes from the coding sequence ATGCGCGTCGAGATCTGGAGCGACATCGCCTGCCCCTGGTGTTATGTCGGAAAGGCCCGTTTCGAGAAGGGCCTCGCCGGCTTCGCCCACCGCGACGACGTCGAGGTGGTGCACCGCTCCTTCGAGCTCGACCCCGGCCGCGCCAAGGACGACACCGAGCTGGTCACCGACATGCTGGCGCGTAAGTACGGGCGCAGCCCCGATGAGGTCCGCGCGATGGAGGCCAACGTCGCGGCCAACGCCCAGGCCGAAGGGCTCGGCTACCTCGCCGAGGGCCGCGACCACGGCAGCACGTTCGACATCCACCGCCTGCTGCACCTGGCCAAGGCCCGAGGCCGCCAGGACGAGCTGCTGACCCGCGCCTACCGGGCCAACTTCGCCGAGGAGCGGTCCGTCTTCGACGACTCCGTCCTGCTGGACCTGGCCGTCGAGTCGGGGCTCGACGCCGAGGAGGCGCGGGCGGTGCTCGCCGACCCGGAGGCGTACGCCGACGAGGTGCGCGCCGACGAGCGGGAGGCGGCCGAGCTGGGCGCCAACGCGGTGCCGTTCTTCGTGTTCGACCGGCGTTACGGCATCTCCGGCGGCCAGCCCGCCGAGGTCTTCGCCCAGGCGCTGGAGCAGGCGTGGAAGGACCGCCCGGTGACCGCCGCCGGGGACGCGGCGGCCTGCGACGCCGACGGGGCCTGCGAGGTCCCCGGAGCGGCGGCCCGGAACGCCTGA
- a CDS encoding aminotransferase class V-fold PLP-dependent enzyme, which produces MTISPLSRAVAAEFAPETTYLNTSTCGLLPRRTVDAVKALAEENASGRRNGSGDFEAVDRARDGFARLVGVGADRVAVGSSVVAHVGLIAASLPPGAEVLAPEGEFSSVVSPFAVRGDLDMRYVPLAELAGAVRPSTALVAFSSVQSADGRRADLDAVRAAAAAHGARTLLDATQSAGWLPLDAGAYDYTVTGGFKYLLCPRGTSFLTVTEEAQEDVKPVDAGMAASEDPWGSVYGPVTKLASDAHRYDEPPVYLAYHGAEHSLALLHEVGVDALHDHALALADRFRAGVTALGHEPVAADTVVVAVPGLGDRAPELQRAGVLVAGRAGNLRASFHLYNTEADVDRALEVLGS; this is translated from the coding sequence ATGACGATCTCTCCGCTCAGCCGTGCCGTCGCCGCCGAGTTCGCGCCCGAGACCACCTACCTCAACACCTCCACCTGCGGGCTGCTGCCCCGCCGCACCGTCGACGCGGTGAAGGCCCTCGCCGAGGAGAACGCCTCCGGCCGCCGCAACGGTTCGGGCGACTTCGAGGCGGTGGACCGCGCCCGGGACGGCTTCGCCCGGCTCGTCGGCGTCGGAGCGGACCGGGTCGCCGTCGGCAGCTCGGTCGTCGCCCACGTCGGGCTGATCGCGGCCTCGCTGCCCCCGGGGGCCGAAGTGCTCGCCCCCGAAGGCGAGTTCAGCTCGGTCGTCAGCCCCTTCGCGGTCCGCGGCGACCTCGACATGCGCTATGTGCCGCTCGCCGAGCTGGCCGGGGCCGTGCGCCCCTCCACCGCGCTCGTCGCCTTCTCCTCGGTGCAGTCGGCGGACGGCCGCCGCGCCGACCTGGACGCGGTCCGGGCCGCCGCGGCCGCCCATGGCGCCCGCACCCTGCTGGACGCCACCCAGTCCGCCGGCTGGCTGCCGCTCGACGCGGGGGCCTACGACTACACGGTCACCGGCGGCTTCAAGTACCTGCTCTGCCCGCGCGGCACGTCGTTCCTCACCGTCACCGAGGAGGCGCAGGAGGACGTGAAGCCGGTCGACGCGGGCATGGCCGCCTCCGAGGACCCGTGGGGCAGCGTGTACGGACCGGTCACCAAGCTCGCCTCCGACGCCCACCGCTACGACGAGCCGCCCGTCTACCTCGCGTACCACGGCGCCGAGCACTCCCTCGCCCTGCTCCACGAGGTCGGCGTCGACGCCCTGCACGACCACGCCCTCGCGCTGGCCGACCGCTTCCGCGCCGGGGTGACGGCCCTCGGGCACGAGCCCGTGGCGGCGGACACCGTCGTCGTCGCGGTGCCCGGGCTCGGCGACCGCGCACCGGAGCTCCAGCGGGCCGGGGTGCTGGTCGCCGGCCGGGCCGGCAACCTGCGCGCGTCCTTCCACCTCTACAACACCGAGGCGGACGTGGACCGCGCGCTGGAGGTGCTGGGGTCCTAG